A single region of the Salvia miltiorrhiza cultivar Shanhuang (shh) chromosome 8, IMPLAD_Smil_shh, whole genome shotgun sequence genome encodes:
- the LOC130999463 gene encoding receptor like protein 22-like: MEKSALFLLLALLLPIHHLMDYSSAKNDINTDRSSLLALKSQITLDPQNILTQNWSAEASVCSWIGVTCDSRYNRVTQLNISYMGLVGTIPPEIGSLSSLVSLDANDNSFHGPIPPSIFNMSSLEVLSLRNNSFSSSLPLDMCKHNLDRLKILSLSYNEMYGEIPWSLEKCSQLEFLSLFNNNFRGFVPREIGSLTKLQKLNLGANMLTGPIPSTIGNLSNLEYLVLSSNKLNGTIPSTIGNLSRLLELYLSSNKLTGELPSSICDMTSLWYLVLSNNTLDGTIPQCFGNLSSLSIFHLNENHISGLIPSTFGKGCRLVSINLHGNNLQGPLPKSLINCEFLRGLDIGYNRIQDEFPFWMDGLPWLRVLVLRSNRFHGNMSFLSRTKIPFSNLQVLDISRNRFVGSLPLRYFKNFKAMIQVNETNLSKDDTFRAFLEMRLTIKGLDRLLERLLSAFTTIDLSSNRFSGSIPDCIGNLKILKYLNLSHNNLIGNIPSSLGNMSELESLDLSVNKLDGEIPSEMTRLTFLSTLNLSMNNLVGKIPQSTQFSTFENSSYGVNVGLCGFPLTRKCERIDEQASPPMQSEEEEEEEYGFIDGFGWRSVVMGYGSGFLVGIGIGYIISRNGRPRWLVEFFFGVGYNYKMKKRRGRATTPTPTPTPN, translated from the exons atggaaaaatctgCCCTTTTTCTCCTCCTTGCACTACTCTTACCAATCCATCATTTGATGGATTATAGCTCAGCCAAAAACGATATCAACACCGATCGTTCTTCACTCCTTGCCTTGAAATCTCAAATCACTTTAGATCCTCAAAATATATTGACCCAAAATTGGAGCGCTGAAGCCAGTGTTTGTAGTTGGATCGGAGTTACTTGTGATTCACGCTACAATAGGGTGACGCAGTTGAACATATCGTACATGGGTCTTGTCGGGACCATCCCACCAGAAATCGGGAGTCTTTCTTCTCTCGTTTCTTTAGACGCGAACGACAACTCTTTTCATGGCCCAATTCCTCCATCCATCTTCAACATGTCATCACTAGAAGTTTTGAGTTTGAGGAATAATAGTTTTAGTAGTAGTTTACCTCTTGATATGTGCAAACACAATCTTGATAGGCTCAAGATACTTAGTTTGTCTTACAACGAGATGTATGGGGAAATACCATGGAGTTTGGAGAAGTGTTCACAGCTTGAGTTTCTTTCTTTGTTCAACAACAATTTTAGGGGATTTGTGCCGAGAGAAATTGGTAGCTTGACGAAGCTTCAAAAGTTGAACCTTGGTGCAAATATGTTGACTG gtccaataccatctaCTATTGGAAACCTCTCAAATTTGGAATACTTAGTTCtttcttccaacaaattaaatg GTACAATACCATCTACTATTGGAAACCTGTCACGTTTGCTTGAGTTATatctctcttccaacaaattaaccGGTGAGCTTCCATCCTCGATCTGTGACATGACATCCCTTTGGTATCTTGTTCTCTCAAATAACACTTTGGACGGAACAATTCCACAATGCTTTGGAAACTTGAGCTCTTTGTCCATCTTTCATTTAAATGAAAATCACATTAGTGGTCTCATTCCATCAACATTTGGTAAGGGGTGTAGGCTTGTGTCCATCAATTTGCATGGTAACAACTTGCAAGGACCATTACCTAAATCCTTGATCAATTGTGAATTTCTACGAGGACTCGACATCGGATATAACAGAATACAAGATGAATTTCCCTTTTGGATGGACGGCCTTCCTTGGCTTCGGGTGTTGGTCTTGAGGTCTAACAGGTTTCATGGTAACATGTCATTTCTTTCGCGAACCAAGATTCCATTTTCTAATTTGCAAGTTTTAGATATATCTCGCAATAGATTTGTGGGTTCTCTACCTCTGAGATATTTCAAGAATTTCAAAGCAATGATACAGGTAAATGAAACAAACTTGTCAAAGGACGACACCTTTCGCGCATTTTTGGAGATGAGGCTCACCATAAAAGGTCTGGATCGATTATTAGAGAGATTGTTGTCAGCCTTTACAACGATTGACTTATCCTCTAATAGGTTTTCTGGGAGTATTCCGGATTGCATAGGAAATCTTAAGATTCTCAAATACTTGAATTTGTCCCATAATAACCTCATAGGAAATATACCCTCATCTCTTGGAAATATGAGTGAACTTGAATCCTTGGACTTGTCAGTGAACAAGTTGGATGGAGAAATTCCAAGTGAAATGACCAGGTTGACATTTCTTTCGACATTAAACCTTTCAATGAATAATCTTGTCGGAAAAATTCCACAATCTACTCAGTTTTCCACTTTTGAGAATAGTTCATATGGGGTGAATGTAGGATTGTGTGGATTTCCTTTGACAAGAAAATGTGAAAGGATTGACGAACAAGCTTCCCCTCCGATGCagtcagaagaagaagaagaagaagagtatGGATTTATAGATGGATTTGGATGGAGAAGTGTTGTGATGGGATATGGAAGCGGATTCTtagttggaattggaattggttACATTATTAGTAGAAATGGAAGGCCAAGATGGTTAGTGGAATTCTTTTTTGGCGTTGGATATAATTATAAGATGAAGAAGAGACGCGGCAGAGCTACAACACCAACACCAACACCAACACCAAATTGA